In Zingiber officinale cultivar Zhangliang chromosome 3A, Zo_v1.1, whole genome shotgun sequence, the DNA window tgcttcagacggtggttagtccttcttgaagcgtctcagctctgataccacttgtaggaatgttgcgaccggctagaaggggggttgttggatatccctgtaaaaaaaaaacaaaacaacccttcctcgaattttttaagctaacacttgtatatataaagtaagccgataaattaaacgcataaagaaaaagcgaggcacaaggatttacttggttacaatcgatgtggttgttaatccaaggaagattaaactcactaaaaactccttcaggcggagaagcctcgtacagcgctgaagcgcagaaaacagaagtcCCTTTAAAATTTATGGTCAACGGACTGTACAGATTGTCATGGTCAACAGATATGAAGGAGATGACCTgcaaatggaaaaaaaatgaaaagctgAAGAAAAACAGTCCAAGGACCAAGCAagatcaaaactcaaatagaaaCCTTTAGAAATTACACAACAACCAATTAACACTGAGAATGCAAGAAGGGATAAAAATTCCTACTTTTATAATGATTTTGGATAAGGACCTTCAGCATTATCACAAAAATTTTATCCCAAGCCGAATAAAATAGTAACTCAAGCATATGATCACATCTCAACACCACATTCCTCTCATATTTCAATGACACAAGTTACTATAACTCAGGACACAAAACTCTTATTTACGTGAGTCCACCGAATATAGGTAACAAGAACCTCCAAGAAACAATTTCAAATTTCATTATCAACCAATATATCATTTTCTATAGTTTGGATGATGGATAAATTCCAGATCCGAATGTCAACACTAATAATTCAGTACTAACACACAATTAAAGGAAAAAACTTCATGCCTCCTGACACAATGAGGCATTTAAAAAGGAAGTAAATAACTCGTGCTGATAATCATCTTATCTGAAATTGCTTCGAACAAATATCCAAAGACCCTTTTTCTGTAGTGAATTGATTCGACAAATTGAGTAAAAGGCATCTGAGAGTTGATTGTCCACAAGGAAATGAAGAATCATCTAGAAATTCTTTGATACAATATCTACGCACTAACTACGATCAATCAGGTAAACTCAACACAATCCATAAGGAACAAAACTTTCCTCAAGGCGACAAGATTCACGGGTAATGAAtcaataattcaaaaaaaaaaacagcaaaACAAACAACAAGCAATTCATCAAAGGATTTAGGGTTAAGGATTACCTTGAGCTTCCTAGCTTGCTGTGGAGTGTGGCGGCAGGGGAGGAAGACGAGGTCAAAGAGGAGGCAGCGGCGGACGCACTCGAAGAACCTACAATGACTTGCGCCAGAGAGGATGTTGTTGTCACACGAAGTCGGGGACGTTGTTGTCACACGAAGTCGGGTTTAGGGCAAAAAAACAaaacgcaaaaaaaaaaaaaacttttatcaGGAAAACAAAAGCCGCCCGAATGGGAATGAATTCTAAACTTACCTATTTCATTGGGTTTTGTCCATTCCAAATTATTTAGGAATGATTCCAAAATATTTATTCCCAAACCTATTAACCAAACACCatgtatttttattattccaTTCCTTGATTCCcaaacccctaaaccaaacgccacctaaatcAATTGTTAACAATAAAAGATGGAAAATTTTACCATGCATTTGAAAGGATTGTGGCTAATGTATTTATTGATGTTGTCATAAAGTCTACCATGATGATATCTAATAAGGATCTCCGTATGTAAAATTCTGAGTTTTGCTTGAAACCTACTTGTGCCTGTCCAACGAAGTGGGCACTTTTAAGGTATCTGTTTGATATTGTTCTTGCTGTCATCATCTTGTGGGCTTCCCTTAGGATTGTTTTTAATGGATTTCCAAGTATTCCTCCTTTAGTTACTTTAGTAtgatataattttgattatttatttatataaatattttccaAGTAAAGTTGAACTTAATCTgcattattttgaaataatgtaTATTGTATACAAGATCAAGCCTATCACTAAATTAATCTCATGAATCTGTTTGAAGAACTATTGAAAAATAAGCATGACAAAGGGTTCTCGGATTTCTCATATGCAGTTCCAGTGTATAATCTATTTTTCTGTTGCAAGATAGTCTATAACTATAAGCTTTGAGGAAACAATAGCAAATAGAGGTCTGCCACTAATTCAATCTCAAGCTAACAGTTttatgggattttttttttttgtcaaatttttccTTTATTCtgtaatttgattttgattaaaAGTTCAGATTCATGTTTTATGTAGGTTTCTTGGAGCAATCAAACAATACCTTTGCTTATCGTTATTGAAGAACAGTGCCCTATCAATGATGACTATTTTTCAgcttctttgctctatttttatgGGTTTAATGTCGAAATTTAGATCAGGGCTGAAGGAGGAAGTTGGAGTTTTCTTTCCAATGCTTGTCCTGCGAATCGTTGAGAATGTTCTTCAGCCTAGCTTTTTGCAGAAAATGACAGTTCTCAACCTATTGGAAAAGATCTGCCAGGACCCACAGGTTATGGTTGACATTTTTGTGAACTATGATTGTGATGTGAATGcgccaaatatttttgaaaggtaTATCATACATATAATTCAACACTTATAAAGCTTTGCTCTTTTTATAAGCGAAGATCCTAAACCTGTTCCTTTATCTGGTAACAGAAATATGATTGGTAAAGTGAAGTTGTATGATGATGACATCTTCTTCTATGAATTCACTTTTAATTCCATCAGATAATTGCAGGGTTGTTAATGGTCTGCTAAAGACTGCTCTAGGTGTCCCCACCGGGTCAGTGACATCACTATCCCCAGCTCAGGATACCACATTACAGATTGAATCAGTGAAGTGCCTCAATTGTATCATTAAGTCAATGGGTGTGTGGATGGACCAGCAGCTGAAATTGGGTGATTTTGCTCCAGAGAGACATATAAATAAGCATTCTTCAGATAACCTTGCCTCTTTGAATGGTGAAGAAGGAGGTGTGACTGACTATGATCTGCATTTGGATGCAAACCATGAGTTCTCTGATGCTGCTTCATTGGAACAACGCAGGGCATATAAGTTGGAGTTTCAGGTgaagatttttctttttctgcaaGGACACATGATGCTCTTTCTTTAGCTTATGTTAGTTTgttttgtgaactattagtgattaGTGTTGGGCTTATGTTTGCAGAAAGGTGTTGCATTGTTTAATAAAAAACCTTCAAAGGGAATTGATTTTCTAATCAAAACCAAGAAAATAGGTGCATCTCCAGAAGAAGTAGCTTCGTTCTTGAAGAATGCTTCTGGTCTAAATGCAGCTATGATCGGAGACTACTTGGGTGAAAGGGAAGAGTTCCCTCTGAAAGTCATGCATGCTTATGTTGACTCAATAAATTTTGAGAATATGAATTTTGGCGAAGCTATTAGGTTCTTCTTAAGAGGTTTCAGATTGCCTGGAGAAGCACAGAAGATTGATCGCATAATGGAAAAGTTTGCAGAACGATACTGTAAATGCAGTCCAAGTTCTTTCACCAGTGCAGATACAGCATATGTTCTTGCTTATTCTGTGATTATGTTGAACACTGATGCACACAACAGCATGGTTAAAGATAAGGTATATTACTGATGATGTTCTTTGGAAGTTAAATGCAGCTACTCTAAAATGTGTCTCATTATATTAACAGATGTCAAAAGCTGAGTTTATTCGCAACAATCGAGGAATAAATGATGGAAAGGATTTACCAGAAGAATACCTTGGTTCTTTGTATGATCAAATTGTGAAAAGTGAAATAAAAATCAGTGCTGATGTTTCTGCTCCACAAAATAAACAGACGAGCAGCATCAACAAGCTTTTGGGGTTTGACAACATTTTCAATTTGGTCAATTGGAAACAATATGAAGAGAAGGCATTAGGTGCAAGTGATCAACTAATCAAGCACATCCAAGGGCAATTTAGAGCAAAGACTGGAAAATCAGAGTAAGAAAGCTAATTGAATCTcagattatttttatataatattcTGTTTTTCGTTTATGCTTATTTGATTGGTGATTAGGTCTATGTTCTATACTGTCACGGATACTGCAATCCTAAGATTTATGATGGAGGCTTGTTGGGCTCCCATGATGGCTGCTTTCAGTATGACACTTGACCAAAGTGATGACAAGTCTGCCACAGCACAGTGTTTACAAGGTTTCCGATATGCAGTTCATGTCACTTCAGTGATGCTTATGCAGACACAAAGAGATGCTTTTGTTACATCTGTTGCCAAATTCACATACCTTCATTGTGCTGCTGATATGAAGCAGAAGAATGTTGATGCTGTTAAGGTGAATACTTTAAGTATAAATCCATTGGTAAACTATGTTATCTTGAAAATAATTGTCAAAGGTCATTTACTGGGAGCTGATAGTAATAATGCTGATATTTCCATAAATTTCCTTTTCATCCTCTACAATTCTGTTTGATATAATGCATCTCTCAACTTGGTGAccagaatttattattttttttatgcttgGCTACAGAGATCCAATAAAACagattaaaagtaaaaaaattgaATTCTCTTAGCCGTTGAATTAAAAATTGTAAGCAGAGAATCTTATCTCCTTTCAATGAACATACATGAACAACTTTCAGTCATGCAGTTTTTTTGCATTTACTCACATACCAACATTTCAAAGACCACAAGCCTCATCTCACAGTGGCTCGGGTGGGTATGGAACCAGTACTGGTTTTGTATCAATAATCAGAAGGTTGAGTACAATGATCGGCTGTCTGATAGCTCATCTCCTCTGACTTTGTTCCAAATGtctttgtgtttgtgtgtgtgtgtgtgtgtgtgtgtgtgtgtgtgtgtgtgtgtgtgtgtgtgtgtgtagtgTTCTGGTGAATTGGCAATAAGGTATTCCATAGCCTCATAGATACTCTGGCTTGATTATTATAAATGAACATATGTATGCAAATGACCTTGTTGGTTTTGCTAAAGACTGCTTGTTAAATCACTCATTGAGCTTGCTTTTAATTGGTGGATGTCTACTAATGGATTTTGAACATTAAACTGAAAAGGTATGAcatgaataaaaatagaataaatcACAATGATTAAGCTGCAAGATGGACTAAACAGCCTAGAAAAGGCATATTTTTCTCCTGCCTTGTTAAACCTCAATTAAGGAGAAAATTAATTCTTATTTGCATTGTCAACAATGAATCTAATTAAATCCAGATATATGTGCTTTTGGCTTTGATAGCTGCATTTATCTCTTACTTCTGTCACATGGTATATGGTGGAAACCAGATCAAGTAAAAATCATTCTGAAGACCAAGTGCAATCTTTCGAATCTTGGGTTGCACGGCTGGCACTCCTATTCATTTTAGTTTTTTCATTTCATAGTAAAgctaattatattcatactcCAATGCTTAGTTCAACAGTTGATAGTCCATCGACAAAAAATATCTGCCATCAACTAGTAAAGTAAAATATATAGCTGCATGAATACTGGTATTGTTCTTAGGAAAAATTCGTGGTAGATTCATTCTTTTTCCTTCAGGATTTTTTTCTTTGCACTTAATTGACAATCTTCCTTTTTACCACATTTACTGCATGACACAAATATATAAATCAAATCTAGATTTGAAGGTCTGGATGCTTGTATTGTTTGAATCTCTTAAACCATTCTGCATACTTTGGTAAAATCAGTATGTCTCAATTGTTAAAAAAATGAGTGTTTTAGTATGTTTCTTTGTCAACAGGCTATAATATCAATTGCCATTGAAGATGGTAATTATCTGCAAGAATCCTGGGATCATATATTTACATGTCTTTCACGGTTCGAGCATTTACAGCTGCTAGGAGAGGGTGCACCACCTGATGCTTCATTTTTTGTAGCACCACTTAATGAAGCAGAAGACAGAGCACAGAAAACAacattcgtgaagaagaaaggaaatgcTCTTCAAAATCCAGCAGTAATGGCAGTGGTTCGAGGGGGTTCTTATGATAGTGCATCTATGGGAAATACGGCTTCAGCTTTAGTTACTCCGGATCAGATTAATAACTTCATTTCCAATTTAAATCTGTTGGACCAGATTGGTACTTTTGAGTTAAACCATATATTTGCTCATAGCCAAAGATTGAATAGTGATGCAATTGTAGCTTTTGTAAGGGCCCTGTGCAAGGTTTCTATGACAGAACTGCAATCTCCGACTGATCCACGTGTTTTCAGCCTCACAAAAATAGTTGAAATAGCGTAAGATTCTTTTAATGGTTGTTTAGAAAATATCTGTGAATACAATATTTTTTCTTAACAAGATTACAAACTGTATAATATGGCGTCACCTTTGCCTATGCAGACATTACAATATGAATCGAATCCGTTTGGTTTGGTCCTGCATCTGGAATGTTCTTTCTGAATTTTTTGTTTCAGTTGGATTATCAGAAAATCTCTCGGTTGCAATCTTTGTAATGGATGCATTAAGGCAATTGGCTATGAAATTCTTGGAGCGTGAAGAGCTTGCTAATTATAATTTCCAGAATGAATTCTTGAAACCTTTTGTGGTTGTCATGCAGAAAAGTGATTCGGCTGAAATTCGTGAGCTCATTGTTCGATGTGTTTCTCAGATGGTTTTGAGTCGTGTTAATCATGTGAAGTCAGGGTGGAAAAGTGTTTTCTTGGTATGCTAGATTTTTACTGTTTTTTCACCttccaattttctttttccaatttgcCTTCATGGTGAGATATTAGgctaaaactttttaaatttacttaTGTACATCTGACATTAAAGCCTCGCTTATGTTCAGGTTTTCACAACTGCTGCCTCAGATGTACGTAAGAGTAtcgtgctgttagcttttgagacAATAGAGAAAATAGTTCGAGATTATTTTCCTTACATTACTGAGACAGAGACCACAACATTCACTGACTGTGTTAAGTGCTTGATTGCATTTACAAATAGCAGATTCAATAATGATGCAAGCCTCAACGCTATTGCATTCCTCCGATTCTGTGCTGTTAAACTGGCAGACGGTGGTCTTGTCTGCTACGACAACAATTCTGAGGGTCATTTAGGAAATGGGGATGGTTCGGATGGCAATTTGACTGAAAAAGATGATCATGCTTTCTTTTGGTTTCCTTTACTAGAAGGTACTCATTTTCCCTTTCCTTTTGCTTTCCGTGCTTTTCTCACTACACCATTGAAACTGTAGTTTGTACTAACTATTCAACAACTTTTCAGGTTTATCCAAGCTGACGTCTGATACTCGGCCAGCTATCAGAAAAGGTGCTCTAGAAGTACTCTTCAATATTCTGAAGGACCATGGTCACCTCTTTACTGAGACGTTCTGGATTAATATCCTGAAATCTGTGATTTACCCCATTTTTAGCAATACACAGAATATAACTGTTGGTCAAGTTCTACTGGTTCATGATCCTCAGTTTCCAAATGATGATTCTACCAAATCTGAAACAGATACTTTGGCAGCAAAATGCTTAGTCGACCTGTTTGTCAGATTTTTCAATGTTGTGCGCTCACAACTTGGGAGTGTTGTATGTATTGTTACAAGTTTTGTTAGCAGTCCCTACAAGCATTATGCTAATACAGGAATGGCTGCCCTACTCCATTTGACTGCCCATCTGGGAAGCAAGCTATCCAAAGAAGAATGGAAAGATATTTTGGTACCCTTAAAAAAGTCAGTTGCTTCAATGCTGCCTGTTTTTTCTAGCATCATAAGAATCATGCAAGACATTGAAATTCCGGATAGTGTGGATCAATATTCTGATCACGAATACATTAACGAGGATGAGGAAGAGGCTAATATGGAAACAGCCTCGTATGCAATTGTCAGAATGAAGAACCACATAAGTGTTCAGCTCCAGATTGTACAGGTACCATTTCTTTTCTATTGCTATGTTCTCGccagttttttttttatcataatcaCTTTCTTCAATACGTATATCTAGTGCCAGGATGTTGTTAAATCTTTCAAATAATAACAGTTGCTCTCAATTGCTAGGTTCTCAAGTTGCCTTGCTGGTATCATGAATCTCATGGAATTAGCTTCTGCACATGCATATCATATTTAACTTTTAGATCAATGatgtgatttttttaaaaaaatcaaatgagtctgaCAAGTTGTTCCCCTGAtgacaaattttaattatttctgcTGATAGGTTGTAAAGAAGCTTTATGAAGTTCATCGAAAGTGCTTTTCAGCTGCTCATGTTAGCATCCTACTGGACGTACTTACATCCATTGCTTCGCATTCAAGCGAAGTAAGCAGTGAAACCATCGTCCAACAGAAGCTGCAAAAAGCATGCTCCCTGTTGGAGATTCCCGGTCCACCAGTCATTCATTTCGAGAACGAGTCCTATGAGAACCTGCTCAAATTCTTGCAAACTATACTTGCTGAAGATCCTGTTCTGTCAAACGAACTGAAAATAGAATCACTCGTGGTGTTCGTTTGCCAAAAAATATTCAAGATCTACTTGAACTGTGCGGGACAACAACAGAACGATGAGACTTCAGATGCTGGTCCAACAGCTCACTCTACACTCCCTTTGGGCACTGCTAAGAAAGAGGAACTGGCTGCACGGACATCGCTACTTGTCTCGGCCTTGCAAGTCTTACGTAGCTTGAGGCAGGATTCATTCCGAAGGAACTTACGCATTGTTTTTCCGTCCTTAGTTAGCCTTGTAAGTTGCGAACATCACTCCAACGAAGTGCTGGATGAGCTACATGATATTTTTCAATCCTCTATAGGACCACTGCTAATGAACATGTGATGTACACATAATtatctcattttttttaaatagtcttTAATTATTGTTTGCTCCTTCAGCCTATGTGAAGATATAGCCATTGTTTATGCCACACTGTTCATAAACAACTTATAGCGTCATAGCTTTTTTTGCCATCTTTTAAATATGAACTGTGATGTATTCTAACGTCATTTTTCTTATTGCAATTGCCAAATTGAGGTGTTAATGATTGTGTGTAGTGTAGCAagtgagttttttttttgttcttttatttattacttttcaactttgatatcgtTCAATTTGaattactaaatatttaattAGTTCAGCCTTTTAAACTCTGCTAGTGGCAGGAatcagtatatatatattttttaataatccaGCTATCCAGTTAATCCGGTCCGTCTTACTCCTTATCGCACAGTAGTCATGAGAACCAATATAAGTTTTATATTGGTAAAAGATAAATGTGCTCATTTTCAGTACCTCTATCAATTTATTTCAAGATTAAAATGAAAGAGAATAAATTATAGATAATTATTAGTCCTTGAAATAATGATTGACACATGTGAGAGATATTTATCTTGGTTATGTCGAGATTTGGACTCCAGATTTCAAGTTGACAGTACCTCATATACTAACCACTAGACCATCAAGATAACACAAATCAATATAGGAGTTTATGGATCATTCATCTGAATTTTCTTATTGGGCCGAAGCCCAAATACAAAATCCTATTTTCTCTCGACCCATTTATATCCATAGCAGTAGACAGCCGAAACACTAAGGTGACATTTAATTTATTAGGGGTTTGGGAAtgagaaaataaattaatttccaaacctttgtgtttggttgatggaaatata includes these proteins:
- the LOC122052699 gene encoding brefeldin A-inhibited guanine nucleotide-exchange protein 1-like isoform X2, which codes for MRQIFLKDNCRVVNGLLKTALGVPTGSVTSLSPAQDTTLQIESVKCLNCIIKSMGVWMDQQLKLGDFAPERHINKHSSDNLASLNGEEGGVTDYDLHLDANHEFSDAASLEQRRAYKLEFQKGVALFNKKPSKGIDFLIKTKKIGASPEEVASFLKNASGLNAAMIGDYLGEREEFPLKVMHAYVDSINFENMNFGEAIRFFLRGFRLPGEAQKIDRIMEKFAERYCKCSPSSFTSADTAYVLAYSVIMLNTDAHNSMVKDKMSKAEFIRNNRGINDGKDLPEEYLGSLYDQIVKSEIKISADVSAPQNKQTSSINKLLGFDNIFNLVNWKQYEEKALGASDQLIKHIQGQFRAKTGKSESMFYTVTDTAILRFMMEACWAPMMAAFSMTLDQSDDKSATAQCLQGFRYAVHVTSVMLMQTQRDAFVTSVAKFTYLHCAADMKQKNVDAVKAIISIAIEDGNYLQESWDHIFTCLSRFEHLQLLGEGAPPDASFFVAPLNEAEDRAQKTTFVKKKGNALQNPAVMAVVRGGSYDSASMGNTASALVTPDQINNFISNLNLLDQIGTFELNHIFAHSQRLNSDAIVAFVRALCKVSMTELQSPTDPRVFSLTKIVEIAHYNMNRIRLVWSCIWNVLSEFFVSVGLSENLSVAIFVMDALRQLAMKFLEREELANYNFQNEFLKPFVVVMQKSDSAEIRELIVRCVSQMVLSRVNHVKSGWKSVFLVFTTAASDVRKSIVLLAFETIEKIVRDYFPYITETETTTFTDCVKCLIAFTNSRFNNDASLNAIAFLRFCAVKLADGGLVCYDNNSEGHLGNGDGSDGNLTEKDDHAFFWFPLLEGLSKLTSDTRPAIRKGALEVLFNILKDHGHLFTETFWINILKSVIYPIFSNTQNITVGQVLLVHDPQFPNDDSTKSETDTLAAKCLVDLFVRFFNVVRSQLGSVVCIVTSFVSSPYKHYANTGMAALLHLTAHLGSKLSKEEWKDILVPLKKSVASMLPVFSSIIRIMQDIEIPDSVDQYSDHEYINEDEEEANMETASYAIVRMKNHISVQLQIVQVVKKLYEVHRKCFSAAHVSILLDVLTSIASHSSEVSSETIVQQKLQKACSLLEIPGPPVIHFENESYENLLKFLQTILAEDPVLSNELKIESLVVFVCQKIFKIYLNCAGQQQNDETSDAGPTAHSTLPLGTAKKEELAARTSLLVSALQVLRSLRQDSFRRNLRIVFPSLVSLVSCEHHSNEVLDELHDIFQSSIGPLLMNM
- the LOC122052699 gene encoding brefeldin A-inhibited guanine nucleotide-exchange protein 1-like isoform X1, which translates into the protein MTSFQPLGGTSRSGRVLGPALDKIIKNAAWRKHANLVAVCKSALDRLDSLPDSPDPSVLLGIPPSDADSVLHPLVLAIDSAYPKVADTALECAQKLFSHGLFRGDINLPADGDDAPGSSASRLLASVCSCGGIGDEVLELAMLRVLIASARSPFVLIRDECLAQIIRSCYNVYLGSQSGANQLCAKLVLAQIVVIVFARTEADSTDVRTRIVSIADMMDLSDRNLNDSTLVQSAQNFINEVMAGSDADPLPSKSNKEEGLMPPDSEEEAAANGGGLSKIREDGLFLFRNLCKLSMKFSAQENPEDPLLMRGKVLSLELLKIGIENAGPLWRANERFLGAIKQYLCLSLLKNSALSMMTIFQLLCSIFMGLMSKFRSGLKEEVGVFFPMLVLRIVENVLQPSFLQKMTVLNLLEKICQDPQVMVDIFVNYDCDVNAPNIFERVVNGLLKTALGVPTGSVTSLSPAQDTTLQIESVKCLNCIIKSMGVWMDQQLKLGDFAPERHINKHSSDNLASLNGEEGGVTDYDLHLDANHEFSDAASLEQRRAYKLEFQKGVALFNKKPSKGIDFLIKTKKIGASPEEVASFLKNASGLNAAMIGDYLGEREEFPLKVMHAYVDSINFENMNFGEAIRFFLRGFRLPGEAQKIDRIMEKFAERYCKCSPSSFTSADTAYVLAYSVIMLNTDAHNSMVKDKMSKAEFIRNNRGINDGKDLPEEYLGSLYDQIVKSEIKISADVSAPQNKQTSSINKLLGFDNIFNLVNWKQYEEKALGASDQLIKHIQGQFRAKTGKSESMFYTVTDTAILRFMMEACWAPMMAAFSMTLDQSDDKSATAQCLQGFRYAVHVTSVMLMQTQRDAFVTSVAKFTYLHCAADMKQKNVDAVKAIISIAIEDGNYLQESWDHIFTCLSRFEHLQLLGEGAPPDASFFVAPLNEAEDRAQKTTFVKKKGNALQNPAVMAVVRGGSYDSASMGNTASALVTPDQINNFISNLNLLDQIGTFELNHIFAHSQRLNSDAIVAFVRALCKVSMTELQSPTDPRVFSLTKIVEIAHYNMNRIRLVWSCIWNVLSEFFVSVGLSENLSVAIFVMDALRQLAMKFLEREELANYNFQNEFLKPFVVVMQKSDSAEIRELIVRCVSQMVLSRVNHVKSGWKSVFLVFTTAASDVRKSIVLLAFETIEKIVRDYFPYITETETTTFTDCVKCLIAFTNSRFNNDASLNAIAFLRFCAVKLADGGLVCYDNNSEGHLGNGDGSDGNLTEKDDHAFFWFPLLEGLSKLTSDTRPAIRKGALEVLFNILKDHGHLFTETFWINILKSVIYPIFSNTQNITVGQVLLVHDPQFPNDDSTKSETDTLAAKCLVDLFVRFFNVVRSQLGSVVCIVTSFVSSPYKHYANTGMAALLHLTAHLGSKLSKEEWKDILVPLKKSVASMLPVFSSIIRIMQDIEIPDSVDQYSDHEYINEDEEEANMETASYAIVRMKNHISVQLQIVQVVKKLYEVHRKCFSAAHVSILLDVLTSIASHSSEVSSETIVQQKLQKACSLLEIPGPPVIHFENESYENLLKFLQTILAEDPVLSNELKIESLVVFVCQKIFKIYLNCAGQQQNDETSDAGPTAHSTLPLGTAKKEELAARTSLLVSALQVLRSLRQDSFRRNLRIVFPSLVSLVSCEHHSNEVLDELHDIFQSSIGPLLMNM